The genome window ACTGGAATTACTCTACGGCACCGGTATTCGTCTTGCCGAGCTGATTGGACTAAAAACCACCGATGTTAACGCATACGAACGAACCATCATGGTTCTGGGAAAGCGCAACAAACAGCGGATTGTGCCTGTTCCGCAAACCCTTCTCCAACTGCTTCAAGACTATTTGCAGCAAAAAGAAACCGAATTTGGCGGTAAGGCTGATTCGCTTTATTTAATCGTCAGCGACCAGGGAATTCAGGCTTATCCGGTTTTGATTCAGCGTATTGTCAAAAAATACTTGAACGTTGTTACCACTTTAGAAAAAAAGAGTCCGCACGTTCTGCGACATACGTTTGCGACCCACCTACTCAATCGGGGTGCCGACCTAAACGCCATTAAAGATTTACTAGGTCACAGCAGTCTGGCGGCGACGCAGATTTATACCCACAACAGCATCGAAACGCTGAAAAAAGCTTACGACCAGGCCCACCCAAAAGCAAAATAAAGCAGAAGAACCAAACTGTGCTTATTTTTGCAGCATGAACGCTAACACCATTCAGGAAGCCCTGCTGGATATTATCCACCAACAACCGGGCTCCGAAAAAGCCGTTAATTACCTCACGCAACAGGGAGCTGCCTATCAGGCTCAACCGGTTAAGGCTGTCTTTTACCGAGTTTTTGCGGCTATTCCGCGTTTTACGGGGAAAAATCAGATTGAGGTTACTCCAGAAGTCACAGAAAAGCTAGATACGCTCCGGCCCAATTTTTCGATAGAAGGCTGGACGATGGATCGGCTGGCGCGCGTTTGGTGGCTGCTGCAACTTTTCGAAGACGATCAGGAAACACTTGTATCAACGGTTGAGACATTAATTAAATCGGCAGAAATGAATGAGTTGGCCGCTATCTATTCGGCCTTTCCCGTTTTGCCTTTCCCTGAAGCGTGGCGCTTTCAGACAACGGAAGCCGTCCGAAGCAACATCGGACTGGTACAGGAAGCCATTATGATTCAAAATCCTTACCCCGCCGAATACCTGGACGAACTGGCCTGGAATCAGTTGGTGATGAAAGCCTTTTTCACGGAGAAAGATGTAACGCAGATTTTGGGTTTGCAGGAGCGACGCAATGAACGTCTCGCCGCTATTGTGATTGACTACGCGCGCGAACGCCGCGCGGCCGGACGGGACATTCACTCCCAATTATGGACGCTGGCCGAACCGTTTATTAGTCCTGACCAGCGCCCAGAAATGGAAGCGTTATTTGGTGTTAACCTGGCTTAGTACCAGCGGTACGACAGACCTGCCGAAAGCAGCAGGCTATTGCTTTTACTCAGCTCGTTGTACTTGAAGAAAATGTGCTGGTATTGCGCTTGTACTTCCGCGCCCAGACCGCTTTTTCCCAGTAAAAATTTAACTCCGGCGGCGGGCGCTACTGCCGGACGAAAACTTTGCTTTCCATCTGACAGTGTGCCCCAATAGTTCGTATAATCCACAAAAGCGCCCCCCGCTCCCGCCTGAATATAAGGCCGGATTGCTGAGTTTACGGACGTAAGATAAGCCGAAGCAGTGGCCAAAACCGGAACCAGCGTTAGGGTACGCGTTTGCACAGCGGATACATTACCGTCGCTCAAGCGATACACTTGCCGAGGATAGCGCTGGGAAACATACTGGTAGCCAACGCGGCCCCCTACCGAAAAATGGCCCGGAAAGACGGCCTCAAGTCCCAACGCAAAATTTTGGTTCACGTTCCGATCAATGTAAGCTTTTTGACCGCTAAGCGGAATTCCTACCCCATAAAATACCGTAGCACTCCCGGTTACATACCGGTCATACATGGAGGATGAGGTTTTCTCATATTGCTCTTCGTAGGTTTGTTCATTTTGAGCCCATACTGCGGACGTTGTACTAACCAACAGCCCGACGATCAGCCCAAAGCATTTTTTTATCGTTTTCATTGCTTTACTGATTGGTCTGTAAGTAATCGGATTGGCTAAAGACAGCATCAACAATGCGGTCTACCGAGGCATCATCAAAAATTCCGTTTCCGCGAATCTGCGCTGTCCAGATCACATTCAGCTGTTTGTTGGTATTATTGCGGTTTTTCAAATCAACCATCTGAATAATCCAATAGCGGTCCTGAACTTCGTAAAAGCTGTAGTAGTTTGGAAAGAAAGGCGAATAGCCATAGCCAAACCCACCTAAACCGCCGCCAAAGCCACCCCAATAATTCAAATAGTATGGATCATATGGGATCGACGTTGCACCGATATAACTGTCGTTAGCGCGAATCACAGCGATTCCTAAATCCGGGTTGCTCGTTGAATCAACGCGCTGATACCCCCGGCTAGTCAGTGAAGTTGAAATCCGGTCAATGAAACGGGATTCTATCAGCGACCGCGATGTTTGCTGTGCATTGTTCTGATAAACAACCACTGAATCAGGTAAACTAAACGTTCTATACGTACTAAAAACCGCCGATCGATCCTGATTCGTAATGAAGACCTGGCTGTCTTCCGGCGACAGGTCTCCCACTGGATTCTGCTGGCAATTCATTAGCATACTGCTAATCAAAACCAGCCCCAGACATTTAAAAATTAAATACGACTTCATACCCATCAATTCTTTTCCTTTTTCCTGCGTTATTTAACTAATAAACCCGCTGTCTTTGGTTACTGTTTATTAAAAATTGGTTAGTTACTTTGTACTAATAATTATAAAACAACACGGGTTTTGTTGAACTCTATCATTAGAACGTGCAACTTACCCCCCTTTATTATAGACCTTGATTGACTTATGGATTTTCTGGATACAATACGCGGAATGAAGTTTTTCGATATGCACGCGCACATGGTTTCCCGTACGACTGACGATTACCAGGCGATGGCCGATGCTGGCGTTGTGGCGGTTGTTGAGCCCGCTTTCTGGCTGGGGCAGCCCCGCACGGGTGTTGATACTTTCCGGGATTACTACAGCAGCTTGATTGGCTGGGAACGTTTTCGGGCCTCTCAGTTTGGCATTCGGCATTATTGCACCATTGGGCTTAACTCAAAAGAATCCAACAACGAGGCTTTGGCCGAGCAGGTCATGGAAATTTTGCCCCTGTTTTTGTACAAAGAAGGCGTTGTTGGTGTCGGTGAAATTGGCTTCGATGACCAGACTCCCGCCGAAGAAAAATACTACCGTGCCCAGCTTGAACTAGCCAAAGAAGCAGCTTTACCCGTTCAGATCCATACGCCGCACCGCGACAAAAAACGGGGCACAACCCGCAGCATGGATATTGCGATTGAGCACGGCATTGACCCTAGTATGGTTATTATTGACCACAATAATGAGGAAACGGTCAAAGAGGTTTTGGACCGGGGCTTCTGGGCCGCTTTCACTATTTACCCATTTACCAAGATGGGCAACGAGCGCATGGTCGCCGTGGTGCAGCAATACGGAACTGAACGCATCATGGTGAATTCGGCCTGCGACTGGGGAATCAGCGACCCGCTGGCGGTTCCTAAAACGGCAGCGTTGATGAAACTTAGCGGTATCTCGGACGAAGATATTCGAATGGTTACCTACCAAAATGCGTTTACTGCTTTTGCGCAAAGCGGACAGATGAGCCCTGATGATCTGGAAGCGCCCGTTATTATTGACCAGAGCCAACGTTTCAATGGTAGTTCTATTCTCCGGGGTGGTCAGGCGCCTCGCGTGGATAAATCTTCGACAATTATTCGCTAAACATGCTTCTTCCTCTTTTGCGCCTCACTCGTCCGGCCAACCTCATTACTGCGGTGGCAGACGTGCTGGCTGGTATGGCCATTGCAGGCTATTTGACCCTCGAAACGGCCACGTTTGAACCCCTGGGCTGGCTGTGTTTATCCACTATCGGCCTATACGGCGGCGGCGTTGTGTTCAATGATGTTTTTGACGCAGAACTCGATGCCGTCGAGCGCCCGGAACGTTCCATTCCGAGCGGTCAGGTTAGTGTCTGGCAGGCTTCTATATTGGGGGGTGTTTTGTTCCTAATTGGTATTCTGGCGGCCTGGATGGTTAGCCCTTTATCAGGCCAGTTAGCCATTGCCATCACCCTTGCGTCGCTGATCTACGACCGGTTTGGCAAGCACCATCCTGTGGCGGGGCCGCTCAACATGGGTCTTTGCCGTGGCTTAAATTTGCTACTGGGAATTAGCATTCTGCCCGAGCAGGTAGAACCGTGGGCGTGGGTAGCCGTGGTGCCCATCATTTATATTTCGGCCATCACGATGATCAGCCGGGGCGAGGTGCACGGCGGAAATCCCAGAACCTTGCGGCTAGCCGGGTTATTGTATGGCGTTGTCATTGCTTGCATTGCGGCCATTGCCCAGCAACGCCAGCAACTCGGAACTGCCTTTCCTTTTCTGCTCATTCTAGGTTATTTTATTTTCCCTCCGCTTTGGCGCGCGGTTCGTGAGCCAGTTGGACGCAACATCGGTATGGCGGTAAAATCGGGCGTTATTTCGCTGATCGTTATGAATGCGGCCTGGGTGGCGGCTTTTGCTTCGTTTCCCCTCGCCCTGCTGGTTGTTTGTCTGCTCCCCTTATCCCGGCTGTTAGCGAAGGTATTTGCGGTGACATAAAAAAAGGCCACTCCCAGCGGGTATGGCCTTTTCACCTTCCTTACATCTACCGAATCAAGATCGGTCAATTATTAATTACGGTGGCTACGTTAGATTCTTGATTGAGTTGGCAACTACAATAAAGAACTTGGTGTTCATTAATATCGTTGTGTTTACTGAATGCTTTATCTGCTTTTCGTGGGTTGGATTGCCTCTGACCAGAAAGGTTTAAAAGGCAACCAAAAATTTTCTCTTTTTTTAAAGTGTCCACGTTTTGTTAATTAGTTTGTCAAAATGATAAATACTCTTCATCAGTCGTTCAGCGTTCGTTTTACGTACGATGTGTACTTTACTGAAAGTCTGTTCGATGATTCAAATAATACGTTAGTTTCTTTCCTGCAAAGCCAGCAAACTGAAGGAATACGAAAAAAAATTCTGGTGGTTTTAGATTCAGGAGTAGCAGACACTCATCCCAACTTATCCCGACAGATTGCCAACTATTTCACTCATCACCCAGTAGCTGAATTAGTTTCAGAAATCATTACGGTTCCGGGTGGGGAGCAATCGAAAAATGATGAAAGCCAGGTAGACCGCCTGGTGGACGCTGTTGACCGCCACGGCATTGACCGGCATTCGTACATCGTTGCCATTGGCGGCGGCTCCGTGCTCGACATGGTGGGTTATGCAGCGGCCATTTCGCACCGGGGCATTCGCCATATCCGGATTCCAACCACGGTTCTTTCCCAAAATGATTCGGGTATTGGCGTAAAGAATAGCATTAATTACCGGGGAAAGAAAAATTTCCTGGGCACCTTTGTCCCACCAGTAGCGGTATTTAACGATTCTTCCTTTTTGACTACGCTTGAGGACCGCGACTGGCGGGCAGGTATTTCGGAAGCCATCAAAGTTGCTCTGATTAAAGACAAAGCCTTTTTTGACTGGATGGAAACCGCCGCAACGCAGCTAGCTGCGCGCGACAAAGAGGCGATGCAGTACCTGATTCACCGCTGCGCCGAACTGCACATGCAACACATTGCGGGCGGCGACCCCTTCGAAATGGGCTCCTCAAGACCGCTGGATTTTGGTCACTGGAGCGCCCATAAACTAGAACAGTTAAGTGATTTTTCGATCCGTCACGGTGAGGCTGTCGCCATTGGCATTGCGATGGATAGCCTTTACTCACGTCACCTGGGCTGGCTAAGCGAGTCAGATACGCAACGCATCCTAAATCTAATGGAAACGCTGGGCTTCTCACTGTATCATCCAGATCTGGAAAATGAAGCGGTTCTGAAAGGACTCAGCGAGTTTCGCGAACACCTGGGCGGCCGCTTAACCATTATGTTACTGGAAGGCATCGGGAAAGGCGTTGAAGTACACGAAATGGATACGGACCTGATCCAACAAGTCATTGCCGAGCTGAAAGCCAGCCACCAGTCCTACCAATCTGCCCTATCCACCGAATCGCAACCCGCATGAAAACGCCACTTGGCCACTTAAGTTATTGCACCAATATTCACGCTGGTGAGCACTGGACCGACCATTTTCTGGCGCTGCAAAACGCTTTGCCAACGATTAAGAACCAGCTTTCGCCGGATGCGCCTTTGGGCATTGGCCTACGACTGGCCAACATAGCCAGCCTCGAGTTAACCCAACCCGAACGCCTGGCCGAGTTCCAACGGTGGTTGTCCGACAATAATTTATACGTCTTTACTATGAACGGCTTTCCTTACGGAGGTTTCCACCGTTCGCGCGTTAAAGACCAGGTTCATGCGCCCGACTGGACCACGCCCGAACGGGTTGATTATACCATTCGCCTGTTCGGTTTATTGGCCAATTTACTGCCTCGAACCGATGGCAAGGCAGCTATTCCCAGCGCCGGAATTTCGACCTCGCCCCTATCATATCGCTACTGGTTTCGCTGGGATAATGAAACCCAACGGGATAAAGCCTTCGAGATCACGACGCAACGGCTCGTAACGGTTGTCGAAGAATTGGTACGAATCAAAGAAAGCGACGGCATTTCGTTACACCTCGACATTGAACCGGAACCAGACGGGCTGCTGGAAACCGGTGATGAGTTTATCAATTGGTTTAATTTGTACCTCTTGCCAATTGGTCTGGATCGGCTTAACGAAGAATTCGGCATGTCGGCGGCGGAAGCCGAAGCGGCTCTTCGGGAACACGTTCAGCTTTGCTACGATGTTTGCCATTTTGCGGTTGGCTACGAGCGCCACGCGGAGGTACTGAAGAAGTTACAGGAGAACTCTATAAAAGTGGGAAAAATCCAGATCAGTGCGGCGTTGAAAGCAACTTTCCCTGAAGAACCTAATAGCCGGGCGATGACCCACGACCAATTCCTGCACTTCAACGAGCCTGTTTACCTGCACCAGGTGGTGGCCCGTGATGACCGTGGCGAGTTGCTTCGCTATCCTGATCTACCCGAAGCTCTACAAGCTTTTGATAAAAGACACGTTGAATGGCGCGCGCATTTTCACGTTCCCCTGTTCATCTCTGATTATGGTCTGCTACAGTCTACGCAAAATGATATTGTGGAGGTCTTACGTTTGCAAAAGGAAACGTCCTTTACGGAACAACTGGAAGTAGAAACCTACACGTGGGAAGTTTTGCCCGACGACTTAAAAATGCCTTTAAACGAGTCCATCACGCGGGAACTCGAATGGGTATTGCAGAAGATTAAAGAAGTATAAAATTGGCTGTCTTCCAGGGAAGCGCCATTTATAATTTATTACCTAATATGAAAAAGACTGTTGTTATCGACGTTGTAGGGCTTTCTTCTTCGCTCATTGGCGAACATACGCCCTTTTTAAAAAGCTGGCTAGCCAATAAAAAACTATCGACCATTGAGCCGATGTTACCAGCCGTTACCACGTCGGTACAGTCTACCTATGTTACGGGAAAATGGCCCGCCGAAACGGGGATTGTGGCTAACGGCTGGTACGACCGAACGGATTCAGAAATTAAATTCTGGAAACAGTCCAACAAGCTGGTGCAGGGCGAAAAAATCTGGGAAGCCGCCCACAAGATTGATCCGTCTTTTACGGTTTCCAAGATGTTCTGGTGGTACAATATGTACTCATCAGCCGATTATGCGGTAACACCAAGGCCTCAATATCATGCTGATGGTGTCAAAGCACCCGATTGCTACAGCCAGCCCGCTGACCTGCGCGACCGTTTACAGCGCGAATTAGGGACTTTTCCACTCTTTAGTTTCTGGGGCCCTAACGCCAACATCAAGTCAACGCGCTGGA of Tellurirhabdus bombi contains these proteins:
- a CDS encoding tyrosine-type recombinase/integrase is translated as METQFKTFLEHIRYEKRLSHHTLTAYQKDLEQFADFLKTEANRDEAEKADFLNIRSWIVSLVEAGLDKTSVNRKIATLRSYYGFLLRRKVITDDPTLKIQALKTSKKLPVYVEEKPMESLLEEFEFSNDFAGIRDKLVLELLYGTGIRLAELIGLKTTDVNAYERTIMVLGKRNKQRIVPVPQTLLQLLQDYLQQKETEFGGKADSLYLIVSDQGIQAYPVLIQRIVKKYLNVVTTLEKKSPHVLRHTFATHLLNRGADLNAIKDLLGHSSLAATQIYTHNSIETLKKAYDQAHPKAK
- a CDS encoding TatD family hydrolase is translated as MDFLDTIRGMKFFDMHAHMVSRTTDDYQAMADAGVVAVVEPAFWLGQPRTGVDTFRDYYSSLIGWERFRASQFGIRHYCTIGLNSKESNNEALAEQVMEILPLFLYKEGVVGVGEIGFDDQTPAEEKYYRAQLELAKEAALPVQIHTPHRDKKRGTTRSMDIAIEHGIDPSMVIIDHNNEETVKEVLDRGFWAAFTIYPFTKMGNERMVAVVQQYGTERIMVNSACDWGISDPLAVPKTAALMKLSGISDEDIRMVTYQNAFTAFAQSGQMSPDDLEAPVIIDQSQRFNGSSILRGGQAPRVDKSSTIIR
- a CDS encoding DUF4136 domain-containing protein, with translation MKSYLIFKCLGLVLISSMLMNCQQNPVGDLSPEDSQVFITNQDRSAVFSTYRTFSLPDSVVVYQNNAQQTSRSLIESRFIDRISTSLTSRGYQRVDSTSNPDLGIAVIRANDSYIGATSIPYDPYYLNYWGGFGGGLGGFGYGYSPFFPNYYSFYEVQDRYWIIQMVDLKNRNNTNKQLNVIWTAQIRGNGIFDDASVDRIVDAVFSQSDYLQTNQ
- a CDS encoding 3-dehydroquinate synthase, with translation MNTLHQSFSVRFTYDVYFTESLFDDSNNTLVSFLQSQQTEGIRKKILVVLDSGVADTHPNLSRQIANYFTHHPVAELVSEIITVPGGEQSKNDESQVDRLVDAVDRHGIDRHSYIVAIGGGSVLDMVGYAAAISHRGIRHIRIPTTVLSQNDSGIGVKNSINYRGKKNFLGTFVPPVAVFNDSSFLTTLEDRDWRAGISEAIKVALIKDKAFFDWMETAATQLAARDKEAMQYLIHRCAELHMQHIAGGDPFEMGSSRPLDFGHWSAHKLEQLSDFSIRHGEAVAIGIAMDSLYSRHLGWLSESDTQRILNLMETLGFSLYHPDLENEAVLKGLSEFREHLGGRLTIMLLEGIGKGVEVHEMDTDLIQQVIAELKASHQSYQSALSTESQPA
- the eboE gene encoding metabolite traffic protein EboE, with product MKTPLGHLSYCTNIHAGEHWTDHFLALQNALPTIKNQLSPDAPLGIGLRLANIASLELTQPERLAEFQRWLSDNNLYVFTMNGFPYGGFHRSRVKDQVHAPDWTTPERVDYTIRLFGLLANLLPRTDGKAAIPSAGISTSPLSYRYWFRWDNETQRDKAFEITTQRLVTVVEELVRIKESDGISLHLDIEPEPDGLLETGDEFINWFNLYLLPIGLDRLNEEFGMSAAEAEAALREHVQLCYDVCHFAVGYERHAEVLKKLQENSIKVGKIQISAALKATFPEEPNSRAMTHDQFLHFNEPVYLHQVVARDDRGELLRYPDLPEALQAFDKRHVEWRAHFHVPLFISDYGLLQSTQNDIVEVLRLQKETSFTEQLEVETYTWEVLPDDLKMPLNESITRELEWVLQKIKEV
- a CDS encoding EboA domain-containing protein: MNANTIQEALLDIIHQQPGSEKAVNYLTQQGAAYQAQPVKAVFYRVFAAIPRFTGKNQIEVTPEVTEKLDTLRPNFSIEGWTMDRLARVWWLLQLFEDDQETLVSTVETLIKSAEMNELAAIYSAFPVLPFPEAWRFQTTEAVRSNIGLVQEAIMIQNPYPAEYLDELAWNQLVMKAFFTEKDVTQILGLQERRNERLAAIVIDYARERRAAGRDIHSQLWTLAEPFISPDQRPEMEALFGVNLA
- the eboC gene encoding UbiA-like protein EboC (EboC, a homolog the polyprenyltransferase UbiA, belongs to system of proteins involved in the trafficking of precursor metabolites to an extracytoplasmic compartment so that the biosynthesis of certain natural products, such as scytonemin, can be completed.), translating into MLLPLLRLTRPANLITAVADVLAGMAIAGYLTLETATFEPLGWLCLSTIGLYGGGVVFNDVFDAELDAVERPERSIPSGQVSVWQASILGGVLFLIGILAAWMVSPLSGQLAIAITLASLIYDRFGKHHPVAGPLNMGLCRGLNLLLGISILPEQVEPWAWVAVVPIIYISAITMISRGEVHGGNPRTLRLAGLLYGVVIACIAAIAQQRQQLGTAFPFLLILGYFIFPPLWRAVREPVGRNIGMAVKSGVISLIVMNAAWVAAFASFPLALLVVCLLPLSRLLAKVFAVT